TGAAGAACCAGGTGGGCGAACCCGCCGACCGGCGTGGGCGGTTCTGGGCGGTGGACCGGTTCGGCGGCCCCCTGGCCTACCTCACCGAGGCGGGGGACGTGACGGTCACATGGCCGCGGGTGACCACCTCTCCCCTTGCCGTCATCTCGACCGACAGTCCCGCCCGCGTGGATCTGCGCGCGGCCGGCAGCAAGTACACGGGGGTGTGGCACCTGTCGAAGCCGGCGGCGAGATGGAAGCTGACGATCGTCTCCGCCGCCAGCGGAAAGACCGTCCGTACCCTCACCGGCGGTCCGGCCGCGGGCAGGATCTCCGCGTCGTGGGACGGCACCGGCCCAGGCGGCAAGAAGGTCCCCACGGGGACGTACCGCTGGACCCTGACCGCACCGGCGGCCGACCACGTCGGACGGTCCGCGACCGCGAAGGGTTCGGTCGCGGTGCGGTCGTAGGCGTCGCGGCGGCCTCCATCCGCCCGGTCGGCCGATGGAGGCCGCCGCCCCCGCGGGCGCCGACCAGCTCGTCCCAGTGGTCGGCCGCCCGTCGGCCCGCGACGGCGGGCGGCTCCTGCGAGCCGTCGAACCGGGCTGAGACGCCCTTCTGGCCTTCCGGCACTCCTGGCACTCCTGGCACTCCTCGGCCCCGAAATCACTCTCCGCGGTAGAGGCGGAGCAGGTCGATCAGTTGGATCGTGTGGTCGTCCTTCGCGAGGTGACGCAGTTCATCGGTGAAGCCGGTGCCGCTGAAGCAGTACAGCCGGGTTTCCTCGGTGGCCGCGCCGCTCCTGGTCAGGAGCGTGCGGATGTGCCGGAGACGCTCCAGGTGGCCGACCCCCATGACGTCGCTCCACTTCGCCTCTCCGACTCCAGGACACCGCCCGAAACCCCCGGCGCCGCCATACTCCGCCTCTCCCCCACCGCCTGGCGGAAGTTCACCGCCGCGCGGTGATCCCGGTGATCCCGGCGAGAATGAGGTCGATCCCCGCCAGGAACTCCTCCCGGTCGTCGTGGTCCCGCAGCTGGTCCGCGACGCTCCGGGTGAACGCGTACTCGTCGGGGTCGAGGTTCGCCCAGGAAGCCGAGACGGAGCCCAGGAACTCTGCCCGGGTCGTGCCCGGACGGTGGTCACGGGCGTTGGCCGCGTTCTGGCCGCCCACGCCGAGGATGTAGTTCAGCAGCGCGGACGCGGCCGTGAAGTGGGCGGCTCGGGGCACCCCGAGCGCCTGGACCTGGCGCCCGAGGTGCTCGAAGATCCGCAGCAGCGGCGACTGCGCCGGGGCGCGGGCGAGTTGCGTGCCGATCCACGGGTGGGCGTCGATCGCGTCGAACACGCCGACCGCGAGAGCACGGACCGCTTCCTGCGGTGTCGCGCCGGCGGTGGCGGCGGCGGGGGACATGGCACCGGCGACCACGGATTCCGTTGCGGCGCCGAGCAGTTCATCTTTGCCCGTGACGTGCCAGTAGATCGCACCGGGCCCCGTGGCGAGGCGCCCGGCCAGTGCGCGGAACGTGAGTCCGCCCTCGCCCGACTCGTCGAGAAGCCCGATCGCCTCCTCGACGATGCGGTCCCGGGAGAGCGGTTCCTCTCGCCGCTCCGGACGGCGCCTCCTGGTTGCAGCCATACGGGCATCCTGACACACACCTGGAACGCCGTTCCAGCTTGACATCCGTGGAACACCGTTCCAGGCTGGCACTCGAACAAGCTGGAACGGCGTTCCAGAAGTGTTGAGGCAAACAAGGAGCCACCACCATGACCACTCACGAAGACGTCACGATCATCGGCGCCGGACTCGGCGGACTGACCCTCGCCCGCGTCCTCCACGTCAACGGCATCCCGGCGACGGTCTACGAGGCCGAGGCCTCCCCGACCGCCCGCGCCCAGGGCGGGCTGCTCGACATCCACGAGCACGACGGCCAGCTCGCCCTCAGGGCAGCCGGCCTGTTCGACGAGTTCCGCAGCCTCGTCCTGGAGGGCGGCGAGGCGACGCGGGTCCTCGACCGGGACGGCACCGTCCTGTTCGAGGAGGCCGACGACGGTACGGGTGGCCGCCCCGAGGTACCGCGCGGCGAACTGCGGCAGCTGCTGCTCGACTCGCTCCCGCCCGGCACAGTCCGGTGGGGGCACAAGGTCAGCGGCACCCGCACCCTCGGCGACGGCCGCCACGAGGTGACCTTCGCCGACGGCACCGCCCTCACCACGGGCCTGCTGGTCGGCGCGGACGGCGCCTGGTCCCGCGTCCGGCCACTGCTCTCCGACGCGGTACCCGCGTACACCGGCATGTCGTACGTCGAGACCTACCTGTTCGACAGCGACACCCGGCACCCGGCCCACGCGAAAACGGTCGGCGGCGGCGCCCTGTTCGCACTCGCGCCGGGCAAAGGCCTCGGGGCCCACCGGGAACGCGGCGGCACCCTGCACACCTACGTGATGCTCACCGAGCCGCAGGACTGGTTCGCGGGCATCGACCTCACCGACTCCACCGCGGCCCTGGCGCGGATCGCGCAGGAGTTTGACGACTGGGCACCAGAACTCACCGCGCTGATCACCGACAGCGAGACCGCACCGGTCGTGCGCGCCCTCAACACCCTGCCCCACGCACACCGTTGGGAACGAGTGCCAGGAGTGACCCTGGTCGGCGACGCCGCCCACCTCTCGATCCCGAACGGTGAGGGCGCCAACCTGGCCATGTACGACGGCGCCGAACTCGCCCAAGCCATCGCCACCCACCCCGACGACATCGAGACCGCGCTCACCGAGTACGAACAGTCCCTGTTCCCCCGTAGCGCCGCAGCCGCCGCCGAAGGCGCCCGGATCCACGAGGTCCTCTACGGCGCCCACTCGCCCCACAGCCTGGTCGACATGTTCAACGGAATCGCGTAGCCCCGACAGCCGCCCGCACGGCGGGAGTTCACCGCCGCCCGGCGAACCGGGCCGACGCCTTGGCTACGCTGCACGCATGCCCACCGACCTGACCCTCCTCCCGCGTGTCGCCTGGCACGGACAGGAAGTCACCGCGCCCCGCCTGCGCGCCCTCCTCGCGCTCCTCGCGGGCGACCTGCGCACCGGCTGCGGCACCGAGCGGCTGGTGGCCGGGCTGTGGCCGGAGGAGTTGCCGGAGCGGCCCGGCAAGGCACTCCAGGTGCTCGTGTCCCGGGCGCGGACCCAGCTCGGCGCCGATGTTCTCGCGAGCACACCGACCGGGTACCGGCTCGCCCTCGCCGAGGAACAGGTCGACAGTTCCGCCCTGTTGCTGCACGCCGCCGCGAGCGCGGACCGGGCCAGGGCCGGGGACCACGCGGGCTCGCTGGCCGCCGCCGAGGCCGGTCTCGCCCTGTGGGAGGGGCCCGCGTCCGGGGACGGCGACGGCGTTCACGACCCCGTGGCCGCCCTCCGCTCCGAGCGGGCCCCCGTCCAACGCGCCCTCGTCCGCGCTCGGGCGCTCGCGCTCGCCCGGCTGGGGCGGCACGCGGAGGCCGCCGGGCCGCTGGCCGTGGTGGCGGCGGAGCATCCGCGCGACGAGGAGGTGCTCGCCGAGCTGCTGCGCGCCGAGGCGGCGTCGGCGGGCCCGTCCGCCGCACTCACCCGGTACGAGGCGTACCGGAGGGAGCTGCGCGACGGGCTCGGCACCGACCCCGGGGCCCAACTCAGGTCCGTACAGCAGGAGTTGCTGTCCGGCGAGGCACCCGTGGTCAGGCACGGAGTGCCGCACGAGCCGAATCCGCTGCTCGGGCGCGACGAGGACATCGCCGAGGTCGAGCGGCTGCTGCGGGCCTCCCGCGCCGTCACCGTCGTCGGCCCCGGCGGCCTCGGCAAGACCCGGCTCGCGCACGCCGCGAGCCGCCGGGCCGAGCAGCGCGTGGTGTATTTCGTGCCGCTCGCCGGTGTCACGGCGGATGCGGACGTCGCCGCCGAGGTGGCCTCCGCGCTCGGTGCGGGCGAGGGGCGGCCCGGTGCCATGAGCGGCGGCGGCCACACCCCGGGCGACCCGGTGCCGGGCATCCTCGGCGTGCTCGGCGCCGGGCCCGCGCTGCTGGTCCTGGACAACTGCGAGCAGGTCGTCCGGGGCACCGCCGACCTCGTACGGGCCCTCGTCTCGTCCTCGAAGGACCTGCGGGTCCTCGCCACCAGCCGGGCCCCGCTGGGCCTCACCTCGGAGGCCGTGTACGCGCTGCCGGAGCTTCGACTCGCCACCTCCGTCGAGCTGTTCACACAGCGGGCCCGGGCCGCCCGGCCCGGGGTGGAGCTGCCGCCGGACGCGGTGGCCGAGCTGTGCCGCCACCTCGACGGGCTGCCGCTCGCCGTGGAGCTGGCGGCGGCGCGGGTACGGGTGCTGTCGGTGCCGGAGATCGCCCGCCGCCTCGGCGACCGGTTCGCGCTGCTGCGCGGCGGCGCCCGGGACGTACCGGAGCGCCACCGCACCCTGCACGCGGTCGTCGACTGGAGCTGGAACCTCCTCGCCGAGGAAGCCAGGGCCGCGCTGCGCCTGCTGTCCGTCTTCCCCGGCGGCTTCGCCGGAGAGGCGGCCGAGCAGGTCCTCGGCGAGGACGCGCTGTTCCTGCTGGAGCAGCTGGCCGACCAGTCACTGCTCACCGTCGCCGAGACCCCGGCCGGTGTGCGCTTCCGGATGCTGGAGACCGTACGGGAGTTCAGCGCGGCCCGGCGGGCCGAGGCGGGCGAGGAAGAGGAGGCCGTCGATCAATTCCTCGCCTGGGCACGGGACTTCGGGGTCGCCCACCACGACTGGTACTTCGGCTCGGCGCCGCTGGCCGCCGGGGAGCGGATCAGGGCCGAGCAGGACAACCTCGTACTGGCCCTGCGGCACGCCCTGGCCCGCGCGGACGGCCCCACCATCGCCGCCCTCACCGCCGTCCTCACCGCCCTGTGGTCCACCGGCTC
The DNA window shown above is from Streptomyces sp. NBC_01451 and carries:
- a CDS encoding FAD-dependent oxidoreductase, producing MTTHEDVTIIGAGLGGLTLARVLHVNGIPATVYEAEASPTARAQGGLLDIHEHDGQLALRAAGLFDEFRSLVLEGGEATRVLDRDGTVLFEEADDGTGGRPEVPRGELRQLLLDSLPPGTVRWGHKVSGTRTLGDGRHEVTFADGTALTTGLLVGADGAWSRVRPLLSDAVPAYTGMSYVETYLFDSDTRHPAHAKTVGGGALFALAPGKGLGAHRERGGTLHTYVMLTEPQDWFAGIDLTDSTAALARIAQEFDDWAPELTALITDSETAPVVRALNTLPHAHRWERVPGVTLVGDAAHLSIPNGEGANLAMYDGAELAQAIATHPDDIETALTEYEQSLFPRSAAAAAEGARIHEVLYGAHSPHSLVDMFNGIA
- a CDS encoding TetR/AcrR family transcriptional regulator, with the protein product MAATRRRRPERREEPLSRDRIVEEAIGLLDESGEGGLTFRALAGRLATGPGAIYWHVTGKDELLGAATESVVAGAMSPAAATAGATPQEAVRALAVGVFDAIDAHPWIGTQLARAPAQSPLLRIFEHLGRQVQALGVPRAAHFTAASALLNYILGVGGQNAANARDHRPGTTRAEFLGSVSASWANLDPDEYAFTRSVADQLRDHDDREEFLAGIDLILAGITGITARR
- a CDS encoding ATP-binding protein, which codes for MPTDLTLLPRVAWHGQEVTAPRLRALLALLAGDLRTGCGTERLVAGLWPEELPERPGKALQVLVSRARTQLGADVLASTPTGYRLALAEEQVDSSALLLHAAASADRARAGDHAGSLAAAEAGLALWEGPASGDGDGVHDPVAALRSERAPVQRALVRARALALARLGRHAEAAGPLAVVAAEHPRDEEVLAELLRAEAASAGPSAALTRYEAYRRELRDGLGTDPGAQLRSVQQELLSGEAPVVRHGVPHEPNPLLGRDEDIAEVERLLRASRAVTVVGPGGLGKTRLAHAASRRAEQRVVYFVPLAGVTADADVAAEVASALGAGEGRPGAMSGGGHTPGDPVPGILGVLGAGPALLVLDNCEQVVRGTADLVRALVSSSKDLRVLATSRAPLGLTSEAVYALPELRLATSVELFTQRARAARPGVELPPDAVAELCRHLDGLPLAVELAAARVRVLSVPEIARRLGDRFALLRGGARDVPERHRTLHAVVDWSWNLLAEEARAALRLLSVFPGGFAGEAAEQVLGEDALFLLEQLADQSLLTVAETPAGVRFRMLETVREFSAARRAEAGEEEEAVDQFLAWARDFGVAHHDWYFGSAPLAAGERIRAEQDNLVLALRHALARADGPTIAALTAVLTALWSTGSNYARLAALATDTGPPLSHYHPEPEYVEVARAAAVLCTASLFMGYGPVAVRQLVTLRRLPPARPDTLLRAIAVVLSAIPEMLPPDYDVLRGLCASEQPLLAGVAECVATYVWEAEHDIDRALASAGRIVSALAPVDNPFLQVLGHARLSELCLHMEQGEAAYEHLKAALDALPRLGDERDSIGVRGGLALACLQRGEPDEAEYWLRQAEEVNAVQKDDYDSADLGARAEIALARGLTEVGLGLWRGAVEGVAKAGSAYGDDPFLDRWVLQLQSTAVTAHAHAGRVELVAEPVDRLRQSLWTLLSGPARSPMELPVFGTVLHALGMAGLASGDDTPTAVRMLALAERLRVLRDYQPTMSADRARRAIGAAGNAAGAAYADAVSEYAALGRDELRDAARAVTAVTSGRG